Genomic segment of Prochlorococcus marinus CUG1417:
ATAATTCTGACAAAATTTATGATCGTTTTAGAAATAGATTAATCGTTCCAATATATGATATGCAGGGACGCGTAGTTGCCTTTGGTGGAAGATCTCTTGATGGACAGGAACCTAAATATCTTAATTCTCCTGAATCAGAGATATTTGAAAAAGGTAAAATGTTGTTTGCATTTGAAAAGGCATCTAGCGATATAAGAAAAAGAGATAAAGCTATTATTGTTGAAGGATACTTTGATGTAATTTCTCTACATTCAAAAGGTATTACTAATTCTGTAGCTTCCCTAGGCACTGCATTAAATAAATATCAAATTTCTCAATTATGTAGATGTACAGATAATAAAAATATAATATTGAATTTTGATTCTGATAATGCAGGAATATTAGCTACAAAAAGAGTAATAAAAGAAGTCGAAAGCTTATCTCTCCATGATCAAATTAATCTTAAGATACTTCAACTTAATGATTTTAAAGATCCTGACGAATATTTGAATAACCATACTCCAGAAGATTATTTTAATCTAATTGATAATTCATCCTTTTGGATTGATTGGGAGATTGATCAGATCTTTAAAGATAAAGATTTAACTAAGTCTGAAAATTTCCAGAGTGTTATTTCTTCATTGGTGAAATTGTTGAGCAAATTACCTCAATCATCAATCAGAACGCATTATTTACAAAAAGTTTCTGAACGATTGAGCAAGGGACAAGCAAGGTTAGCAATACAGTTTGAACAAGATTTAAGAAATCAAGTTAAGGGATTTCGTTGGCATGGTAGATCCAAAAAATTTGAACAGCCAAATGAAATTTCTCGGCGTGAGAAAAATGAATCTGAAATTATCTTTTATTATTTGCATTGTCCTGATCTTCGGTTATTTATTCGCGATGAATTTCTTAAAAGAGAAATTAATGGCTTTAATACTAATCATATTCAAAATTTATGGGAAGCCATTTCAAAAATTGAACAAAATAATTTAGGTTTAGATTATTTAAATAAATTAAAAGAATCTAATAGTCAAAATCTTCAAAAAGATTTTTTTGCTATTGACTTAATATCACTTCTTACCGATCACTTAGCTCTTTATAATCCTGAATTATCAAATAAAATTAATAATTTTGTTAATCCAAATGAGTTGTTTCTAACATTGCTTAGCAATCCTAAAGATAATTTACTTGGAACTTTATCACTTCTTGAAAAATATAATTCTTTAAAAAGATGTAGACACTTGATCGAATCTTGGGGATCACAAAGATTAAAAACCTTAGAAAATTGTATTTCTATTTTAATTAATAATCCTTCTTCAGGTTCCTCAGATACTAATAAAGAAATAGATGATCTCTTTAAGGATTTAAACTCGGATGCTATTAAATTTCAGCAATTATATTACCTAGAAAGAAAACATATAAGTTTTTTAGATAAACAACGCTGTGGTAATTTTATCGCTAGCTAATATATTTTATTTAAATTTATAGGCAGTATTTTTTAATCATATTTTTTACCTTTTTGGGCTTGTCTTCAAGAATATAAGCTTCTACTTCTTTTGCATAAGTTCCAGAAAAATTGGAGGTAGAGAACTCTAATGATCTCCTCTTACTTTGATGTAATTTAGCTTCTAAATTCTTTATATCACCTACTGTCTTATTGTTGTTACATTTTTGTATGGCGTGAGTAGCTTCATGTCTTAATGCTTTTCTTATTGCTAATTTTGTTTTGAAGTTGTCTTTGTTTAGTCGCGGCTTTTCATTTCTATAATTTGTTTTCCTTTTTGCATTCTCAGTACATATTATTATTTTATTTTCTACAAAATTATGTAGTCCTTTTATTTCTTTATTTATGAAACATTCAATTTTATTTTCTTCAACTTCATAGTTTGCTTTTATTAATAATTCAAGAATCTCTTTATCTAATTTGCTTAAAAATATAATAAATTCCATTTTGTTTTTTACTTTACTATAGTTGGGATCTGTTCTATATCAGTTGTAGATGAGCGACTTAAGAAATTCTTATTCATTGTCCAACTTTTTGGTGTTTTTGTAATAGCCCATGTAATTGCATTGTTATTAAATCTTTTATTTAATAAATCAATAGTTCTCATCAGAATTGCTGATTTTTTTAGGTCTTTCTGAGATTTGTAATTGATAACTGATTGCTGTAAATATTCGCTATTAGTTAAATCCTGCATTAAAACACCAGCTTTTGAAAATTTATATTCGGAATTATAAATTTCTTTAGATAATTCAACTACTATTTTTAAAATGCTGTTTGTATCGTCTGTTGCATTTGTAAGTTTTCTATGAGCACTTTTTTGATAATTTTGACTTGAATATTTACTGGTTCTTACAAATACTCTAATATTAGATGATTGCAAATTCTGACTTCTCATTTTTTCAGATGCTTTTATTGCGTGAGTCGCTAGTGCTTGAGTTAAGTCTTCTAATTTTGTGACGGGAGTACCGAAACTCCTGCTTACCTGAATTTCTTTTTTTGATTTCTTGTTTTTTTCTATGGGCAGACATTTATAACCTTTCAGTTCTAATTGTAATCTTTTTCCTACTATGCCTAGTCTCTTGATAATTTCATTTTCTTCCATATCTCTTAATTCTTTTGCATTCTTAATACCTTTACTTTGCAACCAATTAGAGGTTTGTTTCCCGACTCCCCATATCTTATCTACACTAATTCTTTTTAAATAATTATTCTCATTTATGGTTCTAGATAAATCAAATATTCCAGCTGAATAATCAATATTTTTAGCTAATTTATTAGCAATTTTTGCTCTTACTTTATTTTCTCCTATTCCTACTGTTATTGTAATCCCTAGATTCTGATATATTAATGATCTTATCTTTCTTGCCCAAGGATATAGATTTTTATCATTAGGTCTAGAAATTGAGACGAATGCTTCGTCAATAGAATAAATTTCTATTTCTTCACAGTAGTTTTTTAGTAAATTCATTAGTCTTCTGCTCATATCGCCGTAAAGAGAGTAGTTTGAGCTTAAGACTGCTACATCTAATTTATTTAATTTTTCTTTGACCTTAAAATAAGGAGTTCCCATTTTAATTTTTAAAGCTCGCGCTTCAGGACTTCTCGCAATGATACATCCATCATTATTAGATAAAATTACTACTGGTTTATTTCTCAAATTAGGATTAATATTTTGTTCACATGACGCGTAAAAATTATTAGCATCTATAAGAGCTATAGCATCATTATTTGAAATTCTCATAAATAGCTATGTATTGAATAAATAACAACTCCCCATATCTGTACATCAATATGGTTTTTAAATCTAAAATCAGGATAATTATGATTTTCTGCTTTTAAATATAATTCATTATTTTTTATAGATAATCTTTTTATTGTAAATTCTCCGTCTATCATTGCAATGATGATATTCCCTGGCCTGGCTGTTAAGCTCTTGTCTACTATTATTAAATCTTTATCTTTAATTCCTGCATTTATCATTGAGTCACCTTTAACTCTAAGAAAAAAAGTGCTAAACGGATTAGATATTAAATGTTCGTTTAAATCAATATTTTCTTCCGTATAGTCATCTGCAGGAGAAGGAAACCCTGCTGATACCGAATCAGTTAATAAGGGGATTTTAAATTTTTTAGTAGTTGAATCAAAAGAATTCAAGGTTAAATTAATAGTATATATGTACTATATAGCAAAAATCAAAAAATAGTTAGTTATTAAACTTTTATAGATTAATTTTAGATTGAATCTAATCTTTTTAAGAACGATGATAAGGGGAGTTGTTAGATATAGAAATAGCTCTATAGATTTGCTCGATTAGGATTAATCTAGCTAATTCATGAGGAAAAGTTAAAGGAGACAGGCTTAGGACAAGATCTGATTTTTCTTTTATATCTGAACTAACTCCATCAGTATCACCGATTAAGAAATTAATTTTATTATTTTTAAAATTCAAGAGTAAGGAACATAGTTCAACTGAATTAAACTGTTTTCCTTCTTCACTTAGGCAGATAATAATATTGTTATTGGATCTGAGATTATTTAAATTAAAAGTCTTTAACTCATTAATGATAAGTTCAGGCATTCTTTTTTTGTATTGATTAATTCCATCTCTAATCCAAATTTTCTTTATTTTGCCGATAGCATAAATTGCTAATCTATTACTCTGAATCATAAGTAAATATTAAAACTAATTATTCATCAAGAAGATAATTAAATTCATCATATAGTTCCTCTTCGGTTGTTAATTTCTTGGAAAAATTATCTTTTTTAGAATTCATATTAATTTGATTAATCTCACTTTTTCTTAGTGAATTATTAACGTTAGAAGTTTCTTCTAAAGATTCTGAATTGTCAATTAACGAATAAAAAATTTTATTGGGATCTTCTGAATTAAGTGGATTAGTGATTAAATTATCATTATTAGTTATATTTGTGTAATTATTTATATTTTTACTTTCGTTGTTTAAATTTTTCTTTTTTTTAAATTTATTGAGTTTATCTAAATTTTTTTTTGATAAGCTCATGATATAAAGTATTAAATAAATTCATATTTAATTTAAACATATTATTTATCTTTTAGATGAATTCAAAAAAATATCATCAAAAAAAAAGATTTGGACAACACTGGTTGGTAAATAAAAAAATATTAGAAAAAATTAAAGAAATTGCTGTTCTTAATGAAAATGACTTTATTTTAGAAATTGGTCCTGGTAAAGGGGCTTTAACATCTAAGTTGTTAGATTCAGAAATTAAAAAATTACATGCAATTGAATTAGATAAAGATTTAATAAATTTATTAAAAGATAAATTCAATAATAATGATAAGTTTTCACTGCAGCAGGGAGATATTCTTTCCGTAAATTTAGATTTAATTAATAAGAAGATTACAAAAGTAATTGCAAATATTCCTTACAATATAACTGGCCCAATATTGGATATTTTCATAGGTCGATTGGGCATTATAAGAAAGTATAATTACGAAAAAATAATATTTTTAATGCAGAAAGACGTTGTAGATAGGATTTTGTCAAAAGAAGGAAGTCCCAATGCTGGTGCGCTTAGTATAAGAATGCAACTTTTATCAAAAATAAAAAGAATATGTGATGTGCCGCCATCATCATTTAGTCCGCCTCCAAAAGTTTTTTCTTCTTTAGTAGTTTTCGAACCAATTAAAAATGAATTTAGATTAGATATTAGTTTAGAAAAATATATAGATAAACTTCTTCGAATTTCATTTAATTCAAGAAGAAAAATGCTTAGAAATACTCTTAATTCAATACTTTCAAATGAAGAGATAAATGAATTATCTGAATCTTCAAAAGTTTGTTTTAATTTACGACCACAAGATATTTCAATTGACCAATGGATTAAGCTTGCAGAAAATTGTATTAAAATTAAAAAATAAAAAATTCAAGTATATGCAAGATTTAGTTAAAAAGAAAATTAATATAAAATCTCCTGCCAAAATAAATTTGCACCTAGAAGTTATTGGTAAAAGAGAGGATGGATTTCATGAGTTAGCAATGATTATGCAAAATATTGATCTTGCTGATTATTTAGAATTTGAAATTAATAATGAAGGTTTAATTAAACTCGACTCTGATTGTAATGATTTAAGCCTATCTGATGATAACTTAATCGTTAAATCGGCAAATCTATTAAGGAAAAAATCAAATATAGATTACGGTGCGAACATATTTTTAAGAAAAAATATTCCAATTGGTGCAGGATTAGCTGGTGGATCTAGTAATGCAGCAGCAACATTAATTGGTCTTAATAAGTTATGGGATTTGAATTTAGATCAAGAAATATTATGTGCATTAGCATCAACTTTAGGGTCTGATATTCCCTTTTTTATAAATGGTGGTATTCAATTATGTTTTGGAAGAGGAGAAATTTTGGAGAAATTAGATTCAAACTTTGAATATGGAGTAATTCTTTTAAAAAACCCAAATGTATCAGTATCTACAGCTGAAACTTATAAAAAATATAGTAATAGATTTTGTGATCAATATCTTACTGATAGAGAAATGATTGAAAACATAAGAAAAAATTTAAGAGATAATGGTTTAAAGAACTTAAATTTTGATAATCAACATTTATTTATTAAAAATGATTTGCAGTTAGTTGTTGAAAATGAAAATGATTCTGTAAAGCAGGCATTATATTTACTTTCAAAATTAGAAAATTGTCTCACATTTTCAATGAGTGGATCAGGCCCTACATGCTTTGCACTCTTTAAAGATATAGAGACTGCCAAAAAAGAATTAACTGCAAATTCTAAATTATTTAAAGATAAAGGCTTTGATTCATGGGTTTGCACTTTCGTTGAAAAGGGAATAACATTCATTTAAATTTTTTTATATAAAAATCTATTGTGGCTGATATTAGTAATGAGAATATTGAAAAAAATATTCCCGAAAAAGGACCTTTGAATTTTATTGTTGGATCATTAACAAGTTTTTTATTATTTGTATTTTTTTATTTTTTAAGTAATAAAATTGCAATTTATTTTTCAGTACATAAACCATCTAACTCTTCTGAAATAGTCCAAAATATTTCCTCTAGTATTAATACCTTAATAATTGGTTTATCTTTTTTGCTAACTTTCTCTTTTGCTTTTATAGGTATAGGACTTTTTATTGTATTTATTCGCAGTTTTATTGTGAAGAAAAGTTGAATTGCCAATATTATTTAAGAAAACACTTTCTTTGAATGTCTTTACATGACTTAGGCCTTTTAGTCCTTTTACTGTCACCTGGAATGATTCTATCAATATTACTACTTATAACCTTCGCTGAAGGAGGTTGAATTATTCAAAGTGGTAGGATTATATGTGTGATTAATTAGGTAATTAATTGTGGCTGGAACATTATTATTTAATGCTTTGAAAGAGGCAATTGATGAAGAAATGGCAAATGATGTAAATGTTTGCGTAATGGGGGAAGATGTTGGTCAATATGGAGGATCTTATAAGGTAACTAAGGATTTATATGAAAAATATGGAGAGTTAAGAGTCTTAGATACTCCAATTGCAGAGAATAGTTTTACGGGTATGGCTGTGGGTGCAGCAATGACTGGCTTAAGACCAATAGTAGAAGGAATGAATATGGGTTTTTTGCTTTTAGCATTTAATCAGATATCAAACAATATGGGTATGCTTAGATATACAAGTGGCGGAAATTATAAAATACCAGCAGTAGTTCGAGGACCTGGTGGAGTTGGTCGTCAACTTGGTGCTGAGCATAGTCAAAGACTTGAAGCATATTTTCATGCAGTTCCTGGCATAAAGATTGTTGCATGTAGTACGCCAACAAATGCTAAAGGTTTAATGAAAGCAGCTATAAGAGATGATAATCCGGTTCTATTTTTCGAACATGTTCTTCTATACAATTTGTCTGAAGAATTACCTGAGGGTGATTATACTTGCGCTTTAGATCAGGCTGACGTTGTAAAAGAAGGGAGTGATATTACTTTATTGACTTATTCAAGAATGAGACATCACTGCCTTAAAGCTGTTGAAGAATTAGAAAAAAAAGGAATTGATGTTGAGTTAATAGATTTAATAAGTTTAAAACCATTTGATATGGAAACCATCTCAAAATCAATAAGAAAAACAAATAAAGTAATTATTGTTGAAGAATGTATGAAGACTGGAGGTATTGGTGCAGAATTAATTGCCTTGATAACAGAAGAGTGTTTTGATGATCTTGATGCCCGACCAATTAGATTATCTAGTCAAGATATTCCAACTCCCTATAATGGAAATCTTGAAAATTTGACAATAATCCAACCACATCAAATAGTTGAAAAAGTTGAACATTTAATTAGTGGGAGTATATAGAAATGAAAAGAAGGCAAGGTTGGCTTTTTTTTATTATATTTCTACTTACTTTATCTGTTTATCTATTAATAAATTATCCCTTACAGTTGGGATTGGATTTACAAGGAGGTTCTCAACTTACACTACAAATTG
This window contains:
- the ispE gene encoding 4-(cytidine 5'-diphospho)-2-C-methyl-D-erythritol kinase, with protein sequence MQDLVKKKINIKSPAKINLHLEVIGKREDGFHELAMIMQNIDLADYLEFEINNEGLIKLDSDCNDLSLSDDNLIVKSANLLRKKSNIDYGANIFLRKNIPIGAGLAGGSSNAAATLIGLNKLWDLNLDQEILCALASTLGSDIPFFINGGIQLCFGRGEILEKLDSNFEYGVILLKNPNVSVSTAETYKKYSNRFCDQYLTDREMIENIRKNLRDNGLKNLNFDNQHLFIKNDLQLVVENENDSVKQALYLLSKLENCLTFSMSGSGPTCFALFKDIETAKKELTANSKLFKDKGFDSWVCTFVEKGITFI
- a CDS encoding LexA family protein; amino-acid sequence: MNSFDSTTKKFKIPLLTDSVSAGFPSPADDYTEENIDLNEHLISNPFSTFFLRVKGDSMINAGIKDKDLIIVDKSLTARPGNIIIAMIDGEFTIKRLSIKNNELYLKAENHNYPDFRFKNHIDVQIWGVVIYSIHSYL
- the dnaG gene encoding DNA primase, with translation MVHSIHPRTIQEVKEKADIVDVISEHIVLKKKGKEFVGICPFHDDTKPSMTVSPSKQFYYCFSCGAGGNSIKFLMEFTRANFSDVVLSLAKKNNINVENLEGPQVEAYKKQLSRKEELYKILRVTKNWFKSQLNNSLGVEAMKYLTKNRNLSNKIIDDFELGFAPNSWNDLFNYLSKVEKLPINLILASGLAISKDNSDKIYDRFRNRLIVPIYDMQGRVVAFGGRSLDGQEPKYLNSPESEIFEKGKMLFAFEKASSDIRKRDKAIIVEGYFDVISLHSKGITNSVASLGTALNKYQISQLCRCTDNKNIILNFDSDNAGILATKRVIKEVESLSLHDQINLKILQLNDFKDPDEYLNNHTPEDYFNLIDNSSFWIDWEIDQIFKDKDLTKSENFQSVISSLVKLLSKLPQSSIRTHYLQKVSERLSKGQARLAIQFEQDLRNQVKGFRWHGRSKKFEQPNEISRREKNESEIIFYYLHCPDLRLFIRDEFLKREINGFNTNHIQNLWEAISKIEQNNLGLDYLNKLKESNSQNLQKDFFAIDLISLLTDHLALYNPELSNKINNFVNPNELFLTLLSNPKDNLLGTLSLLEKYNSLKRCRHLIESWGSQRLKTLENCISILINNPSSGSSDTNKEIDDLFKDLNSDAIKFQQLYYLERKHISFLDKQRCGNFIAS
- a CDS encoding Y-family DNA polymerase, which translates into the protein MRISNNDAIALIDANNFYASCEQNINPNLRNKPVVILSNNDGCIIARSPEARALKIKMGTPYFKVKEKLNKLDVAVLSSNYSLYGDMSRRLMNLLKNYCEEIEIYSIDEAFVSISRPNDKNLYPWARKIRSLIYQNLGITITVGIGENKVRAKIANKLAKNIDYSAGIFDLSRTINENNYLKRISVDKIWGVGKQTSNWLQSKGIKNAKELRDMEENEIIKRLGIVGKRLQLELKGYKCLPIEKNKKSKKEIQVSRSFGTPVTKLEDLTQALATHAIKASEKMRSQNLQSSNIRVFVRTSKYSSQNYQKSAHRKLTNATDDTNSILKIVVELSKEIYNSEYKFSKAGVLMQDLTNSEYLQQSVINYKSQKDLKKSAILMRTIDLLNKRFNNNAITWAITKTPKSWTMNKNFLSRSSTTDIEQIPTIVK
- the rsmA gene encoding 16S rRNA (adenine(1518)-N(6)/adenine(1519)-N(6))-dimethyltransferase RsmA — translated: MNSKKYHQKKRFGQHWLVNKKILEKIKEIAVLNENDFILEIGPGKGALTSKLLDSEIKKLHAIELDKDLINLLKDKFNNNDKFSLQQGDILSVNLDLINKKITKVIANIPYNITGPILDIFIGRLGIIRKYNYEKIIFLMQKDVVDRILSKEGSPNAGALSIRMQLLSKIKRICDVPPSSFSPPPKVFSSLVVFEPIKNEFRLDISLEKYIDKLLRISFNSRRKMLRNTLNSILSNEEINELSESSKVCFNLRPQDISIDQWIKLAENCIKIKK
- a CDS encoding 23S rRNA (pseudouridine(1915)-N(3))-methyltransferase RlmH — its product is MIQSNRLAIYAIGKIKKIWIRDGINQYKKRMPELIINELKTFNLNNLRSNNNIIICLSEEGKQFNSVELCSLLLNFKNNKINFLIGDTDGVSSDIKEKSDLVLSLSPLTFPHELARLILIEQIYRAISISNNSPYHRS
- a CDS encoding DUF3082 domain-containing protein; its protein translation is MADISNENIEKNIPEKGPLNFIVGSLTSFLLFVFFYFLSNKIAIYFSVHKPSNSSEIVQNISSSINTLIIGLSFLLTFSFAFIGIGLFIVFIRSFIVKKS
- a CDS encoding serine hydroxymethyltransferase; this encodes MEFIIFLSKLDKEILELLIKANYEVEENKIECFINKEIKGLHNFVENKIIICTENAKRKTNYRNEKPRLNKDNFKTKLAIRKALRHEATHAIQKCNNNKTVGDIKNLEAKLHQSKRRSLEFSTSNFSGTYAKEVEAYILEDKPKKVKNMIKKYCL
- a CDS encoding pyruvate dehydrogenase complex E1 component subunit beta, whose translation is MAGTLLFNALKEAIDEEMANDVNVCVMGEDVGQYGGSYKVTKDLYEKYGELRVLDTPIAENSFTGMAVGAAMTGLRPIVEGMNMGFLLLAFNQISNNMGMLRYTSGGNYKIPAVVRGPGGVGRQLGAEHSQRLEAYFHAVPGIKIVACSTPTNAKGLMKAAIRDDNPVLFFEHVLLYNLSEELPEGDYTCALDQADVVKEGSDITLLTYSRMRHHCLKAVEELEKKGIDVELIDLISLKPFDMETISKSIRKTNKVIIVEECMKTGGIGAELIALITEECFDDLDARPIRLSSQDIPTPYNGNLENLTIIQPHQIVEKVEHLISGSI